One window of the Chryseotalea sp. WA131a genome contains the following:
- the leuC gene encoding 3-isopropylmalate dehydratase large subunit: MNEKPKTIFEKIWDSHVVKRAAGYPDALFIDRHFIHEVTSPQAFDGLKKRGIKVFNTKRTTATADHNVPTKDQHLPIKEALSRHQVETLRKNCAEFGVELYDLGHPFQGIVHIIGPELGLTLPGMTIVCGDSHTSTHGAFGNIAFGIGTSEVEQVLATQCILQYKPKTMKIEINGALGKGVVSKDIILYIISKISASGATGFFVEYAGDAITNLSMEARMTICNMSIEMGARGGLIAPDETTFNYIMGRKFAPQGDAFDKKVIEWKKLATDAGAVYDSVLTFDAADIAPMITYGTNPGMGMKVTDRIPTVEELEEISEHASFKKSLEYMGLEQGSSLLGKAIDYVFIGSCTNARIEDLRLVASMVKGKTKASNVEVWVVPGSKQVEDQARREGLDKIFEAAGFELRSPGCSACLGMNEDKVPAGKYCISTSNRNFEGRQGPKSRTFLASPLSAAAAAITGRVTDVREFV, from the coding sequence ATGAACGAAAAACCAAAAACAATTTTTGAAAAAATCTGGGACAGCCATGTGGTAAAACGTGCCGCAGGATATCCGGATGCACTTTTTATTGACCGACATTTTATTCATGAGGTAACAAGCCCGCAGGCATTTGATGGATTGAAAAAAAGAGGTATCAAGGTTTTCAATACCAAAAGAACCACCGCCACGGCCGACCACAACGTGCCTACTAAAGACCAACATCTCCCCATCAAAGAAGCCTTGAGCCGCCATCAGGTAGAGACGCTCAGAAAAAATTGCGCAGAGTTTGGTGTGGAGCTATATGATTTGGGTCATCCCTTCCAAGGCATTGTTCACATCATTGGACCAGAGTTGGGGTTGACCTTGCCGGGCATGACGATTGTATGTGGCGACAGTCATACAAGTACACACGGAGCATTTGGCAATATTGCTTTTGGAATTGGCACGAGCGAAGTGGAACAAGTATTGGCCACACAATGCATTTTGCAATACAAGCCCAAAACCATGAAAATTGAAATCAATGGCGCGTTGGGCAAAGGTGTGGTCAGCAAAGACATTATTTTATACATCATCTCAAAAATTTCTGCCAGTGGTGCCACTGGCTTTTTTGTGGAATATGCGGGAGATGCAATCACAAATCTTTCCATGGAAGCACGCATGACCATTTGCAACATGAGCATCGAGATGGGCGCGCGCGGTGGATTGATTGCACCGGATGAAACAACGTTCAATTATATCATGGGAAGAAAATTTGCACCGCAAGGCGATGCCTTCGACAAAAAAGTGATTGAATGGAAAAAGTTAGCGACAGACGCAGGTGCTGTTTATGATTCAGTTTTGACATTTGATGCGGCCGATATTGCCCCGATGATTACGTACGGAACGAATCCCGGCATGGGCATGAAGGTGACGGATCGCATTCCTACAGTTGAAGAACTGGAAGAAATCTCCGAACATGCTTCGTTCAAAAAGTCGTTGGAGTATATGGGTTTAGAACAAGGTTCTTCATTATTAGGCAAAGCCATCGATTACGTGTTCATAGGGAGTTGCACGAATGCGCGCATTGAAGACTTGCGCTTGGTCGCTTCGATGGTGAAAGGAAAAACCAAAGCCTCTAACGTAGAAGTTTGGGTAGTGCCTGGTTCGAAACAGGTAGAAGATCAAGCACGGAGAGAAGGACTTGATAAAATATTTGAAGCAGCAGGTTTTGAGCTGCGAAGTCCCGGTTGTTCAGCATGCCTCGGGATGAACGAAGACAAAGTCCCTGCTGGAAAATATTGCATCAGCACCTCCAACAGAAATTTTGAAGGAAGGCAAGGCCCAAAATCAAGAACATTTTTAGCGAGCCCGTTGAGTGCAGCAGCTGCGGCAATTACCGGGAGGGTGACAGACGTGAGAGAGTTTGTATAA
- the leuD gene encoding 3-isopropylmalate dehydratase small subunit, which yields MTKEKFTTLKSTAVPLPIENIDTDQIIPARFLKATTREGFGDNLFRDWRYNTDNKSVKDFVLNNAKYTGKILVAGKNFGCGSSREHAAWAIYDYGFRVVVSSFFADIFKNNALNNGLLPIVVSDNFLKQMLAAIEEKPSTEIVVDLENQILQVGSVKEGFEINKYKKTCMINGYDDIDYLLSLNKDIKEFDVAH from the coding sequence ATGACCAAAGAAAAATTTACCACTCTAAAATCTACTGCGGTTCCGTTGCCGATTGAAAATATAGACACGGATCAAATTATTCCCGCACGTTTTTTAAAAGCGACCACGCGTGAGGGCTTTGGGGATAATCTATTTCGCGACTGGAGATACAACACCGATAATAAATCAGTGAAAGATTTTGTTCTCAATAACGCAAAGTACACTGGAAAAATTTTGGTGGCAGGCAAAAATTTTGGTTGTGGCAGCAGTCGTGAGCATGCCGCGTGGGCGATTTACGATTATGGATTTCGTGTGGTGGTGAGTAGTTTCTTCGCGGATATTTTCAAAAACAATGCACTGAATAACGGCTTGTTGCCGATTGTGGTCTCCGATAATTTCTTAAAACAAATGTTGGCTGCCATTGAAGAAAAACCGTCAACCGAAATAGTAGTGGATTTAGAAAACCAAATTCTTCAAGTCGGTTCTGTCAAAGAAGGTTTTGAAATCAACAAGTACAAAAAAACATGCATGATTAACGGGTATGATGATATCGATTACTTGTTGAGTTTGAATAAAGATATTAAAGAATTTGATGTAGCACATTAG
- the secDF gene encoding protein translocase subunit SecDF: MKNKGVVIVLTVLITLLCLYYLSFTFISRGIREDATQYATSKDGNIDLSKKQRYLDSLWNKPVLNLFGAEYTYKQIKESELNLGLDLQGGMHVVLEISPIDIIRGLSGNNQDPAFIAALQKANEMQKSSTANFSDLFFKAFKEANPNRTLASLFTSAANKDRVKLTDSDADVMKFLDTEIESAIDRSFTILKTRIDQFGTSQPNIQRLQGTKRIQIEIPGADNPQRVRKLLQSVARLEFWEVVEPYDQQLSAALGSINQLLLKEQNEKRTAGIDTTKGKKEPSLADALSTKPDTTKSALENALSNVKDSTGNKLDSLRAATTSPLFALSSQVAPFLYNVKDTAVINQIFRRADVRALLPRTIAVFWDVKPDANVTPGIDDIQLNFVSVGRSGKPLLTGEVINDARLDYDQFARPAVSMQMNAAGAKTWAKVTAAAAAKQPQGKIAIVLDNYVYTAPNVNQEIPNGNSQISGNFTLEEAKDLANVLKAGSLPAPTRIVESAIVGASLGKVAQNQGFISMACGLAIVVIFMVAYYSKGGWVANLALLFNIFFILGILAQPTIGAALTLPGIAGIVLTMGMAVDANVLIYERIKEEQRQGRKLLDAIRKGYERAFSSIFDSNITTFLTAMFLFIFGQGPLRGFAVVLMIGIATSFFSAVYISRVIIEWMTRKGDESKISFETGLASGVRDRKHFNFIANRKIAYIFSSTVIIIGFILIGIQGLNLGVDFKGGRSYKVTFNKPIVATDMKVALAQGFENSSTEVKNFDSDKVMKVTTSYLIDDESDAADDKVRAALVEGVKKFSGLAYSENDATIDDAHFAISSSSKVGATIADDIKDSAFEAGLYSIIVIFLYILIRFRKWQYSTGAIVALIHDSLFVFATFGIARALGISFEIDQVFVAAILTVIGYSINDTVIIFDRIREFINFGSSHDRKQIFNDAINSTLSRTLITSSTTLIVVVVLLFFGGEVLRGFSFALVVGIVIGTYSSIFIAAPIVIDLDKSGESSAVKPELKTAKA; encoded by the coding sequence ATGAAAAACAAAGGAGTCGTTATCGTACTCACGGTACTCATCACGCTATTGTGTTTGTACTATTTATCGTTCACGTTTATATCGCGGGGTATTCGTGAAGATGCCACCCAATACGCCACCAGCAAAGATGGCAACATCGATCTTTCTAAAAAGCAACGCTACTTAGATTCGCTGTGGAACAAGCCCGTGCTGAATCTGTTTGGCGCAGAGTATACATACAAACAAATCAAAGAATCTGAATTGAACCTCGGTCTTGACTTGCAAGGTGGTATGCATGTGGTGTTGGAGATTTCACCAATCGACATCATTCGCGGGCTGAGTGGTAACAACCAAGACCCTGCCTTTATCGCGGCTTTGCAAAAGGCAAACGAGATGCAAAAAAGCAGCACCGCCAATTTTAGCGATCTGTTTTTCAAGGCCTTCAAAGAAGCCAATCCCAACAGAACGTTGGCTTCTTTGTTTACATCAGCTGCCAACAAAGATCGCGTAAAGCTTACCGACAGCGATGCCGATGTGATGAAGTTTTTGGATACCGAAATTGAGAGTGCGATTGACCGCTCGTTCACCATCTTAAAAACACGTATCGACCAGTTTGGTACTTCGCAACCGAACATTCAACGTTTGCAAGGAACCAAACGAATTCAAATTGAAATACCAGGTGCTGATAATCCACAGCGTGTTCGCAAGTTATTGCAAAGCGTGGCGAGGTTAGAGTTTTGGGAAGTGGTAGAACCATACGACCAACAATTGAGTGCTGCATTGGGATCTATCAACCAATTGCTTTTAAAAGAGCAAAACGAAAAAAGAACTGCGGGCATCGACACTACCAAAGGTAAAAAAGAACCTTCGTTGGCCGATGCGTTGTCTACTAAACCGGATACCACAAAATCGGCTCTAGAAAATGCATTGAGCAATGTAAAAGACAGCACCGGAAATAAATTGGATTCGTTGCGTGCCGCCACTACTTCCCCCTTGTTTGCCTTATCGAGTCAAGTTGCCCCCTTTTTATACAATGTAAAAGACACAGCCGTAATCAATCAAATTTTTAGAAGAGCCGATGTGCGAGCGTTATTGCCCCGCACCATTGCAGTGTTTTGGGATGTGAAACCAGATGCGAATGTAACGCCCGGCATCGATGATATTCAGCTAAACTTTGTAAGCGTTGGCCGAAGCGGTAAACCTTTGTTGACAGGTGAAGTGATTAACGATGCGCGCTTGGATTACGATCAATTTGCGCGCCCTGCTGTGAGCATGCAAATGAATGCAGCGGGTGCCAAAACATGGGCAAAAGTGACTGCTGCCGCTGCAGCAAAACAGCCACAAGGCAAAATTGCCATTGTGTTGGATAATTATGTTTACACTGCTCCAAACGTAAACCAAGAAATTCCCAATGGTAATTCTCAGATCTCAGGCAACTTCACATTAGAAGAGGCAAAAGATTTGGCCAACGTATTGAAGGCTGGTTCTTTGCCCGCACCTACTCGAATAGTTGAAAGCGCCATTGTGGGTGCATCACTGGGAAAGGTGGCGCAAAACCAAGGTTTCATTTCCATGGCTTGCGGCTTGGCGATTGTGGTGATCTTCATGGTGGCGTATTACTCCAAAGGCGGATGGGTAGCCAACTTAGCTCTATTGTTCAACATCTTTTTTATTCTTGGAATTTTGGCACAGCCTACGATTGGCGCAGCCTTAACCCTGCCGGGTATTGCAGGTATTGTGCTTACGATGGGTATGGCGGTGGATGCGAACGTGTTGATTTATGAACGCATTAAAGAAGAACAGCGCCAAGGACGCAAATTGTTGGATGCCATCCGCAAGGGGTATGAGCGAGCTTTCTCTTCCATCTTCGACTCGAACATCACTACTTTCTTAACGGCTATGTTCTTGTTTATTTTTGGACAAGGGCCGTTGCGTGGTTTTGCTGTAGTGTTGATGATTGGTATCGCTACTTCATTCTTCTCGGCTGTGTATATCTCGCGTGTAATCATTGAGTGGATGACCCGCAAAGGCGATGAATCAAAAATATCTTTTGAGACAGGTTTGGCCAGTGGTGTGCGCGACCGCAAGCATTTCAACTTTATTGCCAACCGAAAGATTGCTTACATTTTTTCAAGCACGGTTATCATCATCGGGTTTATCCTGATTGGTATTCAAGGTTTGAATTTGGGTGTTGACTTTAAAGGAGGCCGCTCGTACAAAGTAACCTTCAACAAGCCCATTGTGGCTACTGATATGAAAGTTGCTCTTGCTCAAGGTTTTGAAAACTCAAGCACGGAGGTAAAAAACTTTGACAGCGATAAAGTAATGAAAGTGACTACTTCTTATTTGATCGATGATGAATCGGATGCTGCCGATGACAAAGTTCGCGCTGCACTGGTGGAAGGCGTAAAAAAATTCAGTGGTTTGGCCTACTCCGAAAACGATGCGACCATCGATGATGCACATTTTGCTATTTCATCTTCCTCTAAGGTAGGAGCTACCATAGCCGATGATATCAAAGACTCTGCCTTTGAAGCTGGACTCTATTCCATCATCGTTATCTTCCTTTACATTCTAATTCGTTTCCGTAAATGGCAATACAGTACTGGTGCGATTGTGGCGTTGATCCACGATTCATTATTCGTTTTTGCCACTTTTGGTATTGCACGCGCTTTGGGAATATCGTTTGAGATTGACCAGGTATTTGTGGCTGCGATTTTGACGGTGATTGGTTACTCCATCAACGATACGGTGATCATCTTCGACCGTATCCGTGAGTTTATTAACTTTGGTTCATCGCACGATCGCAAGCAAATCTTTAACGATGCCATCAACAGCACGCTTAGCCGTACGTTGATTACCTCTAGCACCACCTTGATTGTGGTAGTGGTGTTGTTGTTCTTCGGTGGTGAGGTCTTGAGAGGATTCTCGTTTGCGCTGGTGGTGGGTATTGTCATTGGAACGTACTCTTCTATCTTCATCGCGGCACCGATTGTAATTGACTTGGATAAATCAGGCGAAAGCAGTGCTGTGAAGCCAGAATTGAAAACAGCGAAAGCTTAA
- a CDS encoding 2-isopropylmalate synthase yields the protein MSHKIQIFDTTLRDGEQVPGCQLKTDEKVIIAKELEALGVDVIEAGFPISSPGDFLSVVEISKAVKNVTVCGLTRSKKDDIDVAAEALHHAKHGRIHTGIGSSDVHIKHKFKSSREQVLEQGVWAVKYAKAKGYEVEFFAEDAGRADLAFLAQLTEAVIAAGADVVNIPDTTGYCLPHLYGKRIQYLFENVKNIDKAIISVHCHNDLGLATANTIAGLTNGARQAEVTINGIGERAGNTSLEEVAMILQVHKDLDLYTNIKSERIFEISQMVREMMHMPVQPNKAIVGKNAFSHSSGIHQDGFLKHAENYEIINPADVGVPNSSIVLTARSGRAALKHRAELLGYHFEGEELNTLYENFLIVADEKGNVDNEDLQVLVGNMPVLTR from the coding sequence ATGAGCCACAAAATCCAAATATTCGATACCACTCTTCGCGATGGTGAACAAGTACCGGGTTGTCAACTAAAGACGGACGAGAAAGTAATTATTGCCAAAGAATTGGAAGCGCTAGGGGTGGATGTTATAGAAGCTGGTTTCCCCATTTCTAGTCCGGGTGATTTTCTTTCAGTCGTTGAGATTTCGAAGGCAGTGAAAAATGTCACTGTTTGCGGACTGACACGCTCGAAAAAAGATGATATCGATGTAGCTGCCGAAGCGTTGCATCATGCCAAGCATGGACGTATTCATACGGGTATTGGTTCAAGTGATGTACATATCAAACACAAGTTCAAATCATCACGCGAACAAGTGCTGGAACAAGGTGTGTGGGCCGTGAAATATGCCAAAGCAAAAGGATATGAAGTCGAATTTTTTGCCGAAGATGCGGGGCGTGCTGATCTGGCCTTTTTAGCTCAACTGACCGAGGCGGTGATTGCTGCAGGAGCAGATGTGGTAAATATTCCGGACACAACGGGCTATTGCTTGCCGCATTTGTATGGGAAACGCATTCAGTATTTATTTGAAAATGTAAAGAACATAGACAAAGCTATCATTTCTGTTCATTGTCACAATGATTTAGGGTTGGCAACTGCTAACACTATTGCAGGTTTAACGAACGGTGCAAGACAGGCAGAAGTCACGATTAACGGAATTGGCGAGCGGGCTGGCAATACTTCCTTGGAAGAAGTGGCCATGATTTTGCAAGTGCATAAAGATTTGGATTTATATACTAATATCAAGTCTGAACGGATTTTTGAAATTAGTCAGATGGTGCGCGAGATGATGCACATGCCGGTGCAACCCAACAAAGCGATCGTTGGCAAAAATGCCTTCTCTCACTCTTCGGGAATTCATCAAGACGGATTCTTGAAACATGCCGAGAATTATGAAATCATTAACCCGGCAGATGTAGGTGTTCCTAATTCCTCGATCGTGCTTACCGCTCGTAGCGGTCGAGCGGCTTTAAAACATCGTGCCGAATTGTTGGGTTATCATTTTGAAGGCGAGGAACTAAATACACTTTACGAAAACTTTTTGATCGTTGCAGACGAAAAGGGCAATGTAGATAACGAAGATCTTCAAGTGCTAGTAGGAAATATGCCCGTGCTGACTAGGTGA
- a CDS encoding beta-N-acetylhexosaminidase yields the protein MKKIILISLAAMLVLASCKKPDPTVQTRLESLIPKPVSVNATGGEFELTAKTIIYVSEGTPELFSIAELMADGWRSATGLALKIEKTKTPPPSGIYLSLGANDKALGDEGYNLTITKRLLSLSANQPAGVFRGMQTVRQLLPAAAESSSLQKGSWKIATASIRDFPTYGHRGFMLDVARHFFSVEDVKRSIDLVSSYKINQVHLHLSDDQGWRIEIKSWPKLTEHGGSTQVGGGAGGFYTQDQYKEIVRYAQERFIAIIPEIDMPGHTNAALASYPELNCNGKAPQLYSGIEVGFSTLCTKKEITYKFIDDVVSEISAITPGPYFHVGGDESHATTKEDYIPFMERVQDIVFAHGKKIIGWDEIAISKLRPEVVAQVWSEAENGKKAIAQGGKILMSPANKIYLDMSYDSTSKLGLHWAAYIEVDSAYQWDPATLVKGIAKENIIGIEAALWSETIKNLNDIEYMVFPRLPGYAEIGWSPESNRNWEEYKVRLGRQAERFRVLNIDYYRSNKVPWQD from the coding sequence ATGAAAAAAATAATCTTAATCTCCTTGGCAGCGATGCTTGTTTTGGCTTCGTGCAAAAAGCCTGACCCAACGGTTCAAACCCGACTCGAAAGCTTAATACCCAAACCCGTTTCGGTCAATGCAACAGGTGGGGAGTTTGAACTGACAGCCAAGACAATTATTTATGTTTCAGAAGGGACTCCTGAACTATTTTCAATCGCGGAATTGATGGCAGATGGTTGGCGATCGGCTACTGGTCTTGCCCTTAAAATAGAAAAAACCAAAACACCTCCTCCCTCTGGAATATATCTTTCCCTAGGGGCAAACGACAAAGCCCTTGGAGATGAAGGTTATAATCTGACTATTACCAAACGTCTATTGTCACTCTCAGCTAACCAACCTGCAGGAGTGTTTCGGGGTATGCAAACGGTTCGTCAATTACTTCCCGCGGCAGCAGAAAGTTCTTCCCTGCAAAAGGGATCTTGGAAAATAGCTACGGCAAGCATCCGCGATTTTCCAACCTACGGACATCGCGGTTTTATGCTAGATGTTGCGCGGCATTTTTTTAGTGTGGAAGACGTGAAGCGAAGCATCGACTTGGTTTCGAGTTATAAAATCAACCAAGTTCATCTTCATTTGTCGGACGACCAGGGATGGCGCATTGAGATAAAATCGTGGCCAAAACTTACCGAACATGGCGGCAGTACGCAAGTGGGTGGTGGAGCAGGAGGTTTTTATACGCAAGACCAATACAAAGAAATCGTTCGGTATGCACAAGAACGTTTTATTGCGATCATTCCGGAAATTGACATGCCTGGCCATACCAACGCTGCGTTGGCATCCTACCCCGAATTGAATTGCAATGGGAAGGCACCTCAACTTTATTCTGGGATTGAAGTTGGTTTTAGCACGCTCTGCACTAAAAAGGAAATCACCTACAAGTTTATTGACGATGTAGTGAGCGAGATTTCAGCCATTACACCAGGCCCGTATTTTCACGTTGGGGGAGATGAAAGCCACGCGACCACAAAAGAAGATTACATCCCCTTCATGGAACGCGTGCAAGATATCGTGTTCGCGCATGGCAAAAAGATTATTGGCTGGGATGAGATTGCCATTTCAAAACTTCGCCCCGAGGTAGTTGCGCAAGTTTGGTCAGAGGCTGAGAATGGAAAGAAGGCAATTGCTCAGGGGGGAAAAATCCTGATGTCGCCAGCCAATAAAATTTACTTGGATATGAGTTATGACTCAACCTCCAAATTAGGTTTGCACTGGGCAGCCTATATTGAAGTGGACAGCGCTTACCAATGGGATCCAGCTACGCTGGTAAAAGGAATTGCAAAAGAAAATATCATTGGTATTGAAGCAGCGCTCTGGAGCGAAACCATTAAGAACCTAAACGATATTGAATACATGGTGTTTCCGCGATTGCCCGGTTATGCAGAAATTGGCTGGTCACCTGAGAGCAACCGGAATTGGGAAGAATATAAAGTGCGCCTGGGTCGCCAGGCCGAGCGATTTAGGGTGCTTAACATTGATTACTATCGATCTAATAAAGTACCTTGGCAAGACTAA
- a CDS encoding helix-turn-helix transcriptional regulator, protein MKTFLTNFSKVVKNLRHEKGFSQEAMAYEIGMSPSGYGKIERGETDLTISKIDKIAACFGLTATSIIRMVDQQNNIDLNTDSKNLSKEQLFEAYKTLSVTVLQLQENVSILTERISNLEKKDC, encoded by the coding sequence TTGAAGACATTTCTAACAAATTTTAGCAAGGTTGTTAAGAATCTTCGCCACGAAAAAGGCTTTTCTCAAGAAGCAATGGCATATGAAATTGGGATGTCTCCTTCAGGCTATGGCAAGATTGAAAGGGGAGAGACAGATTTAACTATTTCAAAGATTGATAAAATAGCAGCATGTTTTGGCCTTACCGCAACATCAATTATTAGAATGGTGGATCAGCAAAACAATATAGATTTAAATACTGATTCAAAGAACCTTAGTAAAGAACAGCTTTTTGAGGCATACAAGACTCTCAGTGTAACTGTATTGCAACTTCAGGAAAATGTCTCAATTTTGACTGAACGGATATCAAATCTTGAGAAAAAGGATTGCTAA
- the leuB gene encoding 3-isopropylmalate dehydrogenase, translated as MNKKIVILPGDGIGKEVTAEGKKVLEKIAELFDHQFEFEEAQIGHDAIEASGNPLPNETLAKLKNCDAILFGAVGHPKYDNDPTLKVRPEQGLLKMRKELGLYANLRPIKLFDELLEASSIKAEILKGSDILFFRELTGDVYFGEKGRKDDGNTAYDLMIYHRYEIERIAHKAFRAARTRKKKVTSVDKANVLESSRLWRQVVTEISKQYPDVELEHQFVDSAAMKLIQNPRSFDVVVTGNLFGDILTDEASQIAGSMGMLASASVGDTVGLYEPIHGSAHDITGKGIANPLASILSVALMLDISFGLKKESETIIKAVEIVLKRGFRTSDISDNSTSIDKILNTSQMGSMVVEHINKNSIGDFVWIGEALTSFIN; from the coding sequence ATGAACAAAAAGATAGTAATTCTACCAGGTGATGGCATCGGCAAAGAAGTAACAGCCGAAGGAAAAAAGGTATTGGAAAAAATAGCTGAGTTGTTCGATCATCAATTTGAATTTGAAGAAGCACAGATTGGTCATGACGCGATTGAAGCTAGTGGCAATCCGTTGCCGAACGAAACACTTGCAAAACTGAAAAACTGTGACGCGATCTTGTTTGGAGCGGTCGGTCATCCAAAATATGACAACGACCCAACACTAAAAGTACGACCTGAACAAGGTTTATTGAAAATGCGCAAAGAACTCGGCCTTTATGCCAATCTACGTCCTATCAAATTGTTTGATGAGTTGCTGGAGGCCTCTAGCATCAAAGCGGAGATATTGAAAGGCTCTGACATTCTTTTCTTCCGTGAATTGACAGGTGATGTGTATTTTGGAGAGAAGGGAAGAAAGGATGATGGGAACACCGCCTACGATCTGATGATCTATCACCGTTATGAAATCGAGCGCATTGCACATAAAGCTTTCCGGGCAGCACGCACCCGCAAAAAGAAAGTGACCTCTGTAGACAAGGCGAACGTATTGGAGAGTTCACGCCTATGGAGGCAAGTTGTTACTGAAATAAGCAAACAATATCCGGATGTTGAATTGGAACATCAGTTTGTCGATTCGGCCGCCATGAAGCTCATTCAAAACCCAAGAAGTTTCGATGTAGTTGTAACGGGAAATCTTTTTGGAGACATACTAACGGATGAGGCTTCGCAGATTGCCGGCTCAATGGGGATGTTGGCGTCTGCATCGGTTGGGGACACCGTTGGTTTGTACGAACCCATCCACGGAAGTGCACATGATATCACGGGCAAAGGAATCGCTAATCCATTGGCTTCTATTCTATCGGTTGCCTTAATGCTGGATATTTCTTTTGGTTTGAAGAAAGAATCTGAAACTATTATTAAGGCCGTTGAAATTGTTCTTAAAAGGGGTTTTCGAACAAGCGATATTTCTGATAACTCAACCTCTATAGATAAAATACTGAACACTTCTCAAATGGGTTCAATGGTTGTTGAGCATATTAACAAAAACTCTATAGGTGATTTTGTATGGATAGGGGAAGCGCTTACAAGTTTTATTAACTAA